The Candidatus Methylomirabilota bacterium nucleotide sequence GCCTCGGCGACCTGATCGTAGGAGACGGCGCAGACATCGCACAGCTCTTGGGTCAGAATGATGTCCGGGTCGAGCCGCTCCAGCAGCTCCTGATCGAGCTCGTAGATGCTGCTCCCGCTGTGCGCGGCCGCCGTGACGTGATTGTGGATCTCGCGGCTGCTCGCGCGCTCGTAGTCCACGCGGCTCCGCGTGATCACCGGCACACCGGGCGCGCCCGGCGGCAGCTCGCACTCGTGCGTGACGGCGACCAGCTGATCGCCCAGACCCAGGGCCAGGACGATGTCGGTGGCGCTCGGCAGCAGCGAGCAGATGCGCATGCGCTTCTCCTTTCGACTACACCCGTCCGGAGACGTCACGCCCGTACGCCACCCGGACGCGGGGCCGGCCCGTCTCCGCGTCCGTGTCCACGCGAACCGCGCAGCCGTACACCGCCGTAAGCAGCGCCTCGTCGAGGACATGAGCGGGCGCGCCGAGCCGCGCCACGCGCCCCTCGGCGAGCAGCAGCAGGCGGTCGGAGATCTCCGCCGCCAGGTTGAGGTCGTGGGAGACGAGCAGGACCGTGACGCCCCGCTCCTGATTGACCCGGCGCAGGAGGCCGACACACTCCACCTGATAGTGGAGATCCAGGTGCGCGGTCGGCTCGTCCAGGATGAGCAGGCGCGGCTGCTGGGCGAGCGCACGGGCCAGGATCACGCGCTGCCGCTCGCCGCCGCTCAGGCTGTCCACGGGCACCGGCCCCAGCTCCGCCACGCCGGTCAGGGCCATGGCCTCGCGCGCGACCGCCAGGTCCTCCGCCGTCTCGAAGAAGCGGCGGGGCCCGTGCGGGTAGCGCCCCATCAGCACGAGCTGCTCGACGGTGAACGGCAGGGACTGCGGGAGATCCTGAGGCACCACGGCGACGTGGCGCGCCAGCTCCCAGCGCGTCAGCCGGGCCAGCGGCGCGTCCTGGAGCCGGATCTCGCCGCGCGCCGGCTCGACCACCTTGGTCAGCAGCCGGACGAGGGTCGTCTTGCCCGCGCTGTTGGGGCCGATCAGGCCCAGGATCTCGCCGCGCGCGATGGCGAAGGTCAGGCCGGTGAGGGCGAACGGCCGCGCGCGCCGCCGCTCCACGGCGGGATAGCCGAAGTCGACGCCCGCCAGCTCCACCAGCGCCGTCACAGGACCCCCCGGGCGCGCGTGCGCAGCACGTAGATGAAGACCGGCGCGCCGCAGAAGGACGTGATGACGCCGACCGACAGCTCGGCCGGCGCCACGATGTTGCGCGCCAGCGTGTCCGCCACCAGCAGGAAGATGCCGCCGCCCAGCAGCGCCGCGGGGACCAGGAGCCGGTTGTCAGGGCCCAGGAGGAGCCGCAGCACGTGCGGCACCACCAGGCCCACGAAGCCGATGGGGCCGGCGAAGGCCACCACGCTCGCGGTCAGCAGCGCCGAGCCGACGAATACGCGCACCTTGAGGCGCTCGGCGTTGACGCCGAGCTGGAGCGCTGCCTCCTCGCCGAGGGCGAGCACGTTGAGCTGGCGGGCCTGGCCCAGGATCAGCCAGAAGCCGATGGCGGCCAGCACCGCGAAGAGGGCCAGGGAGCCGGGCGGAATCGGACTGATGTTGCCCAGGAGCCAGTGGACGATCCCTCCCAGCCGGTTGATGTCGATGAACGATGTCAGCACCGTGGTGGCCGAGGCGAAGAAGATGCCGACGATGACCCCGGCCAGCAGCAGCGTCTGGATCGGCAACGCGCCGTGGACGGAGGCGATCAAGTACACCGCGCCGCCCGCCAGCAGCGCCCCACCGAAGCCGAACAGCGTGAGCCGTAGCGCGTCCGTCACCCCGGCCCCGGCCCCCGAGAGCTGGGCGATCACCACGCCGAACGCCGCGCCGCTCGACACGCCCAGCACCGAGGGCTCGGCCAGCGGGTTGCGGGTCAGCGCCTGAAAGCCGACGCCGGCCACCGCCAGCGCGCCGCCGGCCACCGCGGCCGCCGCGATACGGGGCAGGCGCAGGCTCAGGATCACGACGCTCTCGGTCGACCCCGCGTCCGCGCGCCCTGCGAGCACCCGCAGCACGCCTGCCGGCGAGATCCGCGCGCTGCCGAGGAAGAGCGCGACCGCCACCACGGCCAGCAGGCCGGCGGCGAAGCCCGCGAGGACCAGCAGCAGCCATGCGCCTCGCGTCATGGGAAGGCCTCGGGATGGATCATGCGAGCCAGCAGCTCGAGACCGTCGACGACGCGCGGACCGTAACGGTGGAGCACGTTGCCGTCCACGGCGTGTACGCGGCCGGCCCGCACGGCAGGCAGGTTGCCGAGCTTGTCCCACTGGTCGCGGGCGATCGGCTCCGAGCCCGTCCCGTGGCGGGCCAGGATGATGACCTCCGGGGCCCGCGCCACCGCCGCCTCGACGCTGAAGCGCGGATAATCGCTGGGCTCCTCCGCGCTGACGCTCTGGCCGCCCGCCCGCCGGATGAGCTCGGTGACGATGGCGTCGCGCCCGGGCACGACGAGCGGTTCCGGCCACAGGACATAAAGGACGCGCGGAGGCCGGAAGGGCGCCACCGCCACCTCCACCGCCCGAATGCGCTGCCGCAGGTGCGCGGTCAACCGCGCTGCCGAGACCTCGCGGCCGGTCAGCGCTCCCAGCCGAGCTCCCACGTCCAGCATCTGGGCCACGCTGTTGGCGTGGACGAGGTAGACCGGGATTCCCAGCCGCTGGAGCTGAGCGAGGGTCTCCTGGCGACTCCCGGCGTCGGTGGCGATGACCAGATCGGGTCGGAGCGCCACGATCGTCTCGAGGCTCGGGGCGATCATGCCGCCCACGCTCGGCTTCTGCTTGGCGGCCGGAGGGAAGTCGCAGTAGTCGGTGACGCCGACCAGGCGCCCCTCGCCCCCCAGCGCGAACATCAACTCGGTCACGCTCGGCACCAGCGAGACGATCCGCTGCGGCGGCGCCGGCAGCGTGACCTGGCGATCCCGCATGTCGACGAGCGTCAGCGCCGAGGTCGCCGGGGCCGCCAGCAGGAGCGCGCCCACCGCGACCACGAGCGGTCCCAAGCGTGTGCTACGATGCCGCGCGCCATGGAGAACGCCCGCCACGTGCCATGCTTGCTGCTCGGCGTGCTGCTCGTCGCGGCCGGCCCGGTAGCCGCTGCCGAGATCGACCCCGACCGTCCCGACGTGACGAACAGCGCCCGGACGGTTCCGCGGGGAGCCGTTCAAATCGAGACCGGCCTCGAGTACGCCCGCACCAGCCTGGGAGGTGGCGAAGCGGAGCGGCGGTTCGCGGTCCAGGCCGCGCTCCGTGTAGGGCTGACCGACCGACTCGAGATCGGCGTGGCCGGCGAGCCGCTGGTGAGGCTCAGGGGAGCCGACGAGGATACCGGTCACGGCGATCTCACCCTGGGTGTGAAGTACCGGTTCCTGGACTCGATCAAAGGGAACGCCTGGCGGCCCGACCTCGGCATCGAGCCCTTCGTCAAGCTTCCGATCGCGGAGGCGCCGATCGGAAGCGAGCGGCCGGACTTCGGCGCGCAGCTCCTGGCCAGCTTCGAGCTGCCGTGGGACCTGGGCCTGGACGTCAACGCCGGGCTCGCTGCCGTCGGCCAAACGCGCCCCCGCGGCTATCGGCTCCAGGCGCTCGCCTCGGCCTCGCTCCAGCGCGACCTCATCCCCGAGCGCCTGGAGGTCTTCGCCGAAATCTTCTTCGCCTCGCGCGAGCAGCGTTCGGAGCGCGACCGCCTGAGCGCCGACGTCGGTCTGATCTACCGGCTGACGCCCACCCTGGCCCTGGACGCCGCGGTCGAGACGTCCCTGCTCGGCTCCGGTCCCGACTACGCCGTCCGCGCGGGTGTCAGCGTGCGCTTCGGCCGCTAGCACGCTCGCCCCCGTCGCGCCGGGTCACAGGCCTCGACGAAGCCGCGCGCGAGCGCGGGGTTCGAGGCGAAGTGCAGATGGACGTAGCTCATGAGCGCGCTGCCGATCAGATAACCCTCCGCCCGTTCTTCGCCCCGGCGCCCGCCGAGGCGATAGACGCGCCGGACCCGCTCGGGCACCGGGTCGATCGTCGAGCAGTGGAACTCGTGCCCCCGGGCGGCGGCGCCGGCCGGAGCCAGCGGCGTGTCGGCCGCGAAGCTCACCTCGGTGTACCCGAGCGTGAGGCGCCGCGGCACCAGGCGTACGGTCGTCGGCAGGAGTCCGACCATCCGGTGGGGCACGCCGTCCAGGTCCTCCAGCGCCTCGGCGAGGTACATGAGACCCCCGCACTCCGCGTAGATCGGCCGGCCCTCTGCGGCGAACTCGCCGACGGCCTTGACGACGCCCACGTTCTCGCCGAGCCGGCGCGCGTGGAGCTCGGGATAGCCGCCGCCGAAATAGAGGCCGTCGACCTCGGGGAGCTCCGCGTCCGCCAGTGGGCTCCAGGAGACGAGCGCCGCGCCGGCGGCCCGGAGCAGCTCGAGGTTCTCCGCGTAGTAGAACTGGAAGGCGGCGTCACGGGCGATGCCGATTTTCACTCGGCGGGGGGCTTCGCCCCCCTTCCGATCCCTCCCCCGTTCGATGGCGCGGGCAAAGCCCGCGCTCGAAAGTGGTGTGGCCAGCGCGAGGAGCTGTCCGAGATCGATCGATGCTTCGATCGCGCCGGCCAGGCGTGCGCGACGTTCCGGCGTGAGCGGTCCCTCGAGCGCTGTCACCAGTCCCAGGTGGCGCTCGGGCAGCACGAGGTCGTCGTCGCGCGCGAGTGCGCCGACCGGCACGGCCCGGCATGAGCCGCGGATCGCATCGGCGATCATCCGTCCGTGGTCCTGGCCTCCGACGCGGTTGGCGATCACGGCGGCCAGGCTGAGATCCGGATCGAAGCGCTCGAAGCCCTGCACCGTCGCCGCGGCGCTGCGCGCCTGGCTGCTCGCGTCGATCACCAGGACCACGGGGGCCCCCAGCCACTTCGCCATCTGGGCCGTCGAACCCTCCTCACCGGTGGCGTCGACGCCGTCGAAGCAGCCCATGACGCCCTCGACCAGGGCCAGGTCGGCATCGGCGGCGCGGCGCGCGACCGTCGCCAGCGCGTGCTCGCGCCCGCACATCCAGCCATCCAGGTTGTAGGACGGGCGCCCGGTGACGAGCTCGTGAAAGCCCGGGTCGATGAAGTCCGGGCCGACCTTGAAGGCCTGGACGGTGAGGCCGCGGCGTCGATACGCCTCGCAGAGGCCGAGGGTGACCGTCGTCTTGCCCACGCCACTCGCCGTCCCCGCGACCACCAACACGCGGGTCGTCATAGCCGCTCTTCGAGCGCCGGCTTGGCCGGCGCAGTCCCTTCCCTGGGGGAGGTTTCGGAGGGGGTCGTCGCGCCCTGTGGGCGCGCCTGTGGAGTCGCCCCCTCCGACTGACTGACACCCGCAGCCTTGAAGGTGGCCATCTCGGTGTAGATCAGCGCGGCCGCGCGCGCGAGGTGGATGAAGAGCGCCGCCCCCGTGCCCTCCCCCAGGCGCAGCCCCAGATCGAGGTAGGGCTCGAGTCCGAGGTGCGCGAGCGCCACCGCATGTCCCGGCTCCACCGAGCGGTGAGAGGCGAACAGCGCGTGGCGGGCGTCGGGCGCGAGCGCGACGGCCACGAGGGCCGCGGCGCCGGAGATGAAGCCGTCGAGCGCCACGGGAACGTGGTGAGCGGCGCCGGCGAGCACGACACCCACGAGCCCGGCGAT carries:
- a CDS encoding ABC transporter ATP-binding protein, with product MTALVELAGVDFGYPAVERRRARPFALTGLTFAIARGEILGLIGPNSAGKTTLVRLLTKVVEPARGEIRLQDAPLARLTRWELARHVAVVPQDLPQSLPFTVEQLVLMGRYPHGPRRFFETAEDLAVAREAMALTGVAELGPVPVDSLSGGERQRVILARALAQQPRLLILDEPTAHLDLHYQVECVGLLRRVNQERGVTVLLVSHDLNLAAEISDRLLLLAEGRVARLGAPAHVLDEALLTAVYGCAVRVDTDAETGRPRVRVAYGRDVSGRV
- a CDS encoding cobalamin-binding protein is translated as MGPLVVAVGALLLAAPATSALTLVDMRDRQVTLPAPPQRIVSLVPSVTELMFALGGEGRLVGVTDYCDFPPAAKQKPSVGGMIAPSLETIVALRPDLVIATDAGSRQETLAQLQRLGIPVYLVHANSVAQMLDVGARLGALTGREVSAARLTAHLRQRIRAVEVAVAPFRPPRVLYVLWPEPLVVPGRDAIVTELIRRAGGQSVSAEEPSDYPRFSVEAAVARAPEVIILARHGTGSEPIARDQWDKLGNLPAVRAGRVHAVDGNVLHRYGPRVVDGLELLARMIHPEAFP
- a CDS encoding cobyrinate a,c-diamide synthase; the protein is MTTRVLVVAGTASGVGKTTVTLGLCEAYRRRGLTVQAFKVGPDFIDPGFHELVTGRPSYNLDGWMCGREHALATVARRAADADLALVEGVMGCFDGVDATGEEGSTAQMAKWLGAPVVLVIDASSQARSAAATVQGFERFDPDLSLAAVIANRVGGQDHGRMIADAIRGSCRAVPVGALARDDDLVLPERHLGLVTALEGPLTPERRARLAGAIEASIDLGQLLALATPLSSAGFARAIERGRDRKGGEAPRRVKIGIARDAAFQFYYAENLELLRAAGAALVSWSPLADAELPEVDGLYFGGGYPELHARRLGENVGVVKAVGEFAAEGRPIYAECGGLMYLAEALEDLDGVPHRMVGLLPTTVRLVPRRLTLGYTEVSFAADTPLAPAGAAARGHEFHCSTIDPVPERVRRVYRLGGRRGEERAEGYLIGSALMSYVHLHFASNPALARGFVEACDPARRGRAC
- a CDS encoding iron ABC transporter permease gives rise to the protein MTRGAWLLLVLAGFAAGLLAVVAVALFLGSARISPAGVLRVLAGRADAGSTESVVILSLRLPRIAAAAVAGGALAVAGVGFQALTRNPLAEPSVLGVSSGAAFGVVIAQLSGAGAGVTDALRLTLFGFGGALLAGGAVYLIASVHGALPIQTLLLAGVIVGIFFASATTVLTSFIDINRLGGIVHWLLGNISPIPPGSLALFAVLAAIGFWLILGQARQLNVLALGEEAALQLGVNAERLKVRVFVGSALLTASVVAFAGPIGFVGLVVPHVLRLLLGPDNRLLVPAALLGGGIFLLVADTLARNIVAPAELSVGVITSFCGAPVFIYVLRTRARGVL
- a CDS encoding transporter: MENARHVPCLLLGVLLVAAGPVAAAEIDPDRPDVTNSARTVPRGAVQIETGLEYARTSLGGGEAERRFAVQAALRVGLTDRLEIGVAGEPLVRLRGADEDTGHGDLTLGVKYRFLDSIKGNAWRPDLGIEPFVKLPIAEAPIGSERPDFGAQLLASFELPWDLGLDVNAGLAAVGQTRPRGYRLQALASASLQRDLIPERLEVFAEIFFASREQRSERDRLSADVGLIYRLTPTLALDAAVETSLLGSGPDYAVRAGVSVRFGR